In one window of Prosthecomicrobium sp. N25 DNA:
- a CDS encoding sugar phosphate isomerase/epimerase family protein produces the protein MSILDRLSFQLYSARFIPSLEDQFAMLARIGYRLVEPFGGLLGEPDRLRGLLDKHGMTAPSCHVGLDRFRADARATTALLKSLGVEIALVPAPPPNEREKDAEGWAALGRELAEIGKVVTGEGLRFGWHNHHWEFQRTADGRLPLDLMFDAMPGAVWEADLAWIVRGGADPIAEVAKRADRLVAVHVKDIAPAGECADEDGWADVGHGVLDWPSIMAAVAETPARLFVVEHDKPNDAERFARRSYETIARW, from the coding sequence GTGAGCATTCTCGACCGCCTTTCGTTCCAGCTCTACTCGGCCCGCTTCATTCCCTCCCTCGAAGACCAGTTCGCCATGCTGGCGAGGATCGGCTATCGGCTCGTCGAGCCCTTCGGCGGACTTCTCGGCGAGCCGGACCGGCTGCGCGGGCTCCTGGACAAGCACGGCATGACGGCGCCGAGCTGCCATGTCGGCCTCGACCGCTTCCGGGCCGACGCCAGGGCGACGACCGCGCTCCTGAAGTCGCTCGGCGTGGAGATCGCGCTGGTGCCGGCGCCGCCGCCGAACGAGCGTGAGAAGGACGCCGAAGGCTGGGCCGCGCTCGGGCGGGAGCTCGCCGAGATCGGCAAAGTGGTGACCGGCGAGGGCCTGCGGTTCGGCTGGCACAACCACCATTGGGAGTTCCAGCGGACCGCCGACGGACGCCTGCCGCTCGACCTGATGTTCGACGCCATGCCGGGCGCCGTCTGGGAGGCCGACCTCGCCTGGATCGTGCGCGGCGGCGCGGACCCGATCGCGGAGGTCGCAAAGCGCGCAGACCGGCTGGTCGCCGTCCACGTCAAGGACATCGCGCCGGCGGGGGAATGCGCCGACGAGGACGGCTGGGCGGACGTCGGCCACGGCGTGCTCGACTGGCCGTCCATCATGGCCGCCGTAGCCGAGACCCCGGCCCGGCTCTTCGTCGTCGAGCACGACAAGCCGAACGACGCGGAGCGCTTCGCGCGCCGCTCCTACGAGACCATCGCCCGCTGGTGA
- a CDS encoding ABC transporter ATP-binding protein, with protein sequence MNAVTAPSPADVLGIRPSNVSVRGIDISFGSVSVLKGLDLEVAQSEFLVLLGPSGCGKSTLLNAIAGLMDVDAGQIWIGGRNVTWDEPKDRGIGMVFQSYALYPRMSVRQNLSFGLEVAGLPKAEIEKRVTAAADMLRLGPLLDRKPSQLSGGQRQRVAIGRALVKEAPVFLFDEPLSNLDAQLRSELRVEIKRLHSRIGATMIYVTHDQIEALTLADRIAVMQSGVIQQLDTPHKIYREPQNRFVASFVGSPAMNFIPGRIEGGTTFAAEGISVPLAGYRYKPAGVPAGAAPVTLGIRPEHVDLDPEGGLEAVVEMVEPMGADSLVWCRLGRKVSMSVRLDGERRVASGDRLKLRFPADRLSLFDDASGDRL encoded by the coding sequence ATGAACGCCGTGACCGCTCCCTCGCCCGCCGACGTGCTCGGCATCCGCCCCTCGAACGTGTCCGTGCGGGGCATCGACATCTCGTTCGGCTCCGTCAGCGTGCTGAAGGGGCTGGACCTGGAAGTGGCGCAGTCGGAATTCCTGGTCCTGCTCGGGCCCTCGGGCTGCGGCAAGTCCACTCTCCTCAACGCCATCGCGGGGCTGATGGACGTCGATGCCGGGCAGATCTGGATCGGCGGGCGCAACGTCACCTGGGACGAGCCGAAGGACCGGGGCATCGGCATGGTGTTCCAGTCCTACGCGCTCTATCCGCGCATGTCGGTGCGCCAGAACCTGAGCTTCGGGCTGGAGGTCGCCGGGCTGCCCAAGGCCGAGATCGAGAAGCGGGTGACGGCGGCGGCCGACATGCTCCGGCTCGGGCCTCTCCTCGACCGCAAGCCCTCGCAGCTCTCCGGCGGCCAGCGCCAGCGCGTCGCCATCGGGCGGGCGCTCGTCAAGGAGGCGCCGGTCTTCCTGTTCGACGAGCCGCTGTCGAACCTGGACGCGCAGCTGCGCTCCGAACTGCGGGTCGAGATCAAGCGCCTGCATTCGCGCATCGGCGCCACGATGATCTACGTGACGCACGACCAGATCGAGGCGCTGACGCTCGCCGACCGGATCGCGGTCATGCAGTCGGGCGTCATCCAGCAGCTCGACACGCCGCACAAGATCTACCGCGAGCCGCAGAACCGCTTCGTCGCCTCCTTCGTCGGCTCGCCAGCCATGAACTTCATCCCCGGCCGCATCGAGGGCGGCACGACCTTCGCGGCCGAGGGCATCTCGGTGCCGCTCGCCGGCTACCGCTACAAGCCCGCCGGCGTGCCGGCGGGCGCTGCGCCCGTGACGCTCGGCATCCGACCCGAGCATGTCGACCTCGACCCGGAGGGCGGCCTGGAGGCCGTCGTCGAGATGGTCGAGCCGATGGGCGCCGACAGCCTGGTCTGGTGCCGCCTCGGGCGCAAGGTCTCGATGTCGGTGCGCCTCGACGGCGAGCGCCGGGTCGCGTCCGGCGACCGCCTGAAACTCCGCTTCCCCGCCGACCGGCTGTCGCTCTTCGACGACGCCAGCGGCGACCGCCTCTGA
- a CDS encoding carbohydrate ABC transporter permease has product MSATASASVPARSGAIEPAGRKPGRISVEMIGVYAVLILAALAIAMPLYVMVVTSMKTMPEIREGALFALPSRANWDAWVKAWTSACTGLTCEGIRVGFWNSVQILIPSVIVSIAVGSINGYALAFWNVPGSKILFGILLLGAFVPYPIFVYPLVRILSTLGLYGSLPGIVLIHTIFGLPVMTVLFRNFYASLPIELFKAARVDGAGFVRLYLKIMLPMSIPILVVAVILQVTGIWNDFLLGLVFAGRENFPMTVQLNNIVNSTQGEREYNVEMAATMLTALVPLAVYFLSGRWFVRGIASGAVKG; this is encoded by the coding sequence ATGAGCGCCACCGCGTCCGCCTCCGTGCCCGCCCGGTCGGGCGCGATCGAGCCGGCAGGCCGGAAGCCGGGCCGGATCAGCGTGGAGATGATCGGCGTCTACGCCGTCCTGATCCTCGCCGCGCTCGCCATCGCGATGCCGCTCTACGTCATGGTGGTCACGTCGATGAAGACCATGCCGGAGATCCGCGAGGGCGCGCTGTTCGCGCTGCCGTCGCGGGCGAACTGGGACGCCTGGGTGAAGGCCTGGACGTCGGCCTGCACGGGGCTCACCTGCGAGGGGATTCGGGTCGGCTTCTGGAACTCGGTGCAGATCCTGATCCCGAGCGTGATCGTCTCGATCGCGGTCGGCTCGATCAACGGCTATGCGCTCGCCTTCTGGAATGTGCCCGGGTCGAAGATCCTGTTCGGCATCCTGCTGCTCGGCGCCTTCGTGCCCTATCCGATCTTCGTCTATCCGCTGGTCCGGATCCTCTCGACGCTCGGGCTCTACGGCTCGCTGCCGGGCATCGTGCTGATCCACACGATCTTCGGCCTGCCGGTCATGACGGTGCTGTTCCGCAACTTCTACGCCTCGCTGCCGATCGAGCTGTTCAAGGCGGCGCGCGTCGACGGCGCCGGCTTCGTCCGGCTCTACCTGAAGATCATGCTGCCGATGTCGATCCCCATCCTGGTCGTCGCCGTGATCCTGCAGGTGACGGGCATCTGGAACGACTTCCTGCTCGGGCTCGTGTTCGCCGGCCGGGAGAACTTCCCCATGACCGTGCAGCTCAACAACATCGTCAACTCGACCCAGGGCGAGCGCGAATACAACGTCGAGATGGCGGCGACCATGTTGACCGCCCTCGTCCCGCTCGCCGTCTATTTCCTGTCGGGCCGGTGGTTCGTCCGCGGCATCGCGTCCGGCGCCGTGAAGGGGTGA
- a CDS encoding carbohydrate ABC transporter permease — translation MKPRRFLRHIPGFIALAPATLVVLVVYIGCVAWSIQISTTNSRILPSSQYVGLRQYEILFANERWLTSLQNLVIFGLLFIAIAIAIGFLLAILIDQKIQGEGLFRTVYLYPFSMSFVVTGLAWQWILTPANGIEKVVRDLGFPNFRFDWIVDQQMVIYTIVLAAVWHAAGLVMAIALAGLRGIDAEIWKAIRIDGIPKWRAYLFIVIPMLKASLATAVVLLSISVVRLYDLVVAMTHGGPGIASEVPAKFVIDYLFERQNIGLATAGTTVMLVTVLAVLTPYVYLQHRRSLKGGHA, via the coding sequence ATGAAACCGCGCCGTTTCCTGCGCCACATCCCGGGCTTCATCGCGCTCGCGCCGGCGACGCTCGTGGTCCTCGTCGTCTACATCGGCTGCGTCGCCTGGTCGATCCAGATCTCCACGACGAACTCGCGCATCCTGCCGTCCAGCCAGTATGTCGGCCTGCGCCAGTACGAGATCCTGTTCGCCAACGAGCGCTGGCTGACTTCGCTGCAGAACCTCGTTATCTTCGGCCTGCTCTTCATCGCCATCGCGATCGCGATCGGCTTCCTGCTGGCGATCCTGATCGACCAGAAGATCCAGGGCGAGGGCTTGTTCAGGACCGTGTACCTCTATCCCTTCTCCATGTCCTTCGTGGTGACCGGGCTCGCCTGGCAGTGGATCCTGACGCCCGCGAACGGGATCGAGAAGGTAGTGCGCGATCTCGGCTTCCCGAACTTCCGGTTCGACTGGATCGTGGACCAGCAGATGGTCATCTACACGATCGTGCTGGCGGCCGTCTGGCACGCGGCCGGACTCGTCATGGCGATCGCGCTCGCCGGGCTGCGCGGCATCGATGCGGAGATCTGGAAGGCGATCAGGATCGACGGCATCCCGAAGTGGCGGGCCTACCTGTTCATCGTCATCCCGATGCTGAAGGCGAGCCTGGCGACCGCGGTGGTGCTCCTGTCGATATCGGTCGTCCGCCTCTACGACCTGGTGGTCGCCATGACGCACGGCGGGCCCGGAATCGCCTCCGAGGTCCCGGCCAAGTTCGTCATCGACTATCTGTTCGAACGGCAGAACATTGGCCTCGCCACCGCGGGCACCACGGTGATGCTGGTGACCGTGCTCGCGGTTCTCACGCCCTATGTCTACCTGCAGCATCGCCGGTCGCTGAAGGGAGGCCACGCATGA
- a CDS encoding ABC transporter substrate-binding protein, whose amino-acid sequence MLSKRTVCLALAGALMSGAAAFTPAQAAELKAEVIHWWTSGGESAAVKVFADQFTKAGGTWIDTAIAGGANARTAAINRVVGGKPPTAMQFNTGKQFDDLVAGDLLRDMDALAKAQNWDKIVPKPILDAVTRNGHVYAVPVNIHAQNWLWYNKAVLEKAGAKEPKTIDELFATLDKIKATGVIPLAFASQKTWERGLFNSLLAAQSRDLFVNVYTKRDVALVKSPEFRKVAEAFGKMRDYTDPSSKGRNWNDATALVITGKAGMQFMGDWAKGEFNAAGQTVGKEYGCVVVGPSYVMGGDVFAFAKIKDADQTAAQDVLAKTLLDPETQIKFNAKKGSVPVRTDIDVSTLDACAQTGAKLLSDPKAQAPAVELMTPATVTGAVEDVISQYWNNPSMPVDDFLNKFAAALKSDI is encoded by the coding sequence ATGTTGTCCAAGCGAACCGTCTGCCTCGCCCTCGCCGGAGCGCTGATGTCCGGCGCGGCCGCCTTCACCCCCGCCCAGGCGGCGGAGCTGAAGGCCGAGGTCATCCACTGGTGGACCTCCGGCGGCGAGTCCGCGGCCGTGAAGGTGTTCGCGGACCAGTTCACCAAGGCCGGAGGCACCTGGATCGATACCGCCATCGCGGGCGGCGCCAACGCGCGCACCGCGGCGATCAACCGGGTGGTCGGCGGCAAGCCCCCGACGGCGATGCAGTTCAACACCGGCAAGCAGTTCGACGATCTCGTGGCCGGCGACCTCCTGCGCGACATGGACGCGCTCGCCAAGGCGCAGAACTGGGACAAGATCGTTCCGAAGCCGATCCTCGACGCGGTGACCCGCAACGGGCACGTCTATGCCGTGCCGGTCAATATCCATGCCCAGAACTGGCTCTGGTACAACAAGGCCGTGCTCGAAAAGGCCGGCGCCAAGGAGCCGAAGACGATCGACGAGCTCTTCGCCACCCTCGACAAGATCAAGGCCACGGGCGTGATCCCGCTCGCCTTCGCGAGCCAGAAGACCTGGGAGCGCGGCCTCTTCAACTCGCTCCTCGCCGCCCAGAGCCGCGACCTGTTCGTCAACGTCTACACCAAGCGCGACGTGGCGCTCGTCAAGAGCCCCGAGTTCCGCAAGGTGGCCGAGGCCTTCGGCAAGATGCGCGACTACACGGACCCGAGCTCCAAGGGCCGCAACTGGAACGACGCGACCGCGCTCGTGATCACCGGCAAGGCCGGGATGCAGTTCATGGGCGACTGGGCCAAGGGCGAGTTCAACGCCGCCGGCCAGACGGTCGGGAAGGAATACGGCTGCGTGGTCGTGGGCCCGAGCTACGTGATGGGCGGCGACGTGTTCGCCTTCGCGAAGATCAAGGACGCCGACCAGACGGCCGCGCAGGATGTGCTCGCCAAGACGCTCCTCGACCCCGAGACCCAGATCAAGTTCAACGCCAAGAAGGGCTCGGTCCCGGTCCGCACCGACATCGACGTCTCCACGCTCGACGCCTGCGCGCAGACCGGCGCGAAGCTCCTGTCCGACCCGAAGGCGCAGGCCCCGGCGGTCGAGCTGATGACGCCCGCCACCGTCACGGGCGCGGTCGAGGACGTCATCTCGCAATACTGGAACAACCCCTCGATGCCGGTCGACGACTTCCTCAACAAGTTCGCGGCCGCGCTGAAGAGCGACATCTGA